Proteins encoded together in one Carassius auratus strain Wakin chromosome 32, ASM336829v1, whole genome shotgun sequence window:
- the LOC113051410 gene encoding chromodomain-helicase-DNA-binding protein 9 isoform X9: MSTVNRPRGRPPKNTNGPNSQPRVLSPPVKSSSSSSSSSSYISVSEKRVQKRLQQQMESSLSEDKQQKANRIISEAITKARERGEKNIPRIMSPDSFPSSSSQHRRHKAGSSKSRGKDKSSKKARIVMSSKPKQKAQIGKIVIKLGKKKRKKSDSSEELSDSDRPTRRSSKDDDDSKRRSKRKVKRKKYEDDGEARLSDEEMKVIVKSKKSNSNAHKQPAVQLFVENPTDEDAAVVDKIMASRVVNKEVSPGLTVETEEYYVKYKNYSYLHCEWATEQHLEKDKRIQQKIKRFKIKQAQKAHFFADMEEEPFNPDYVEVDRVLEVSYCEDKDTGEPVVYYLVKWCSLPYEDSTWELKEDVDQTKIKEFKKLQAAKPHTNRVERPPASHWKKREQSREYCNGNCLRDYQLEGVNWLLFNWYNRRNCILADEMGLGKTIQSITFLEEMYRIGIKGPFLIIAPLSTIANWEREFRTWTKLNVIVYHGSVVSRQMLQQYEMYFRDAQGRVIRGAYRFQAVITTFEMILGGCPELNAIDWRCVIIDEAHRLKNKNCKLLEGFKLMSLEHKVLLTGTPLQNTVEELFSLLHFLEPTRFPSESTFMQEFGDLKTEEQVQKLQAILKPMMLRRLKEDVEKKLAPKEETIIEVELTNIQKKYYRAILEKNFSFLAKGAGQANVPNLLNTMMELRKCCNHPYLIKGAEEKILEDFKEVYSPTSVDFHLQAMIQSAGKLVLIDKLLPKMKAGGHKVLIFSQMVRCLDILEDYLIQKRYLYERIDGRVRGNLRQAAIDRFSKPDSDRFVFLLCTRAGGLGINLTAADTCIIFDSDWNPQNDLQAQARCHRIGQDKAVKVYRLITRNSYEREMFDRASLKLGLDKAVLQSMSGRDNSLGGGGQMQQQLSKKEIEDLLRRGAYGAIMDEEDEGAKFCEEDIDQILQRRTKTITIESEGRGSTFAKASFVASGNRTDISLDDPNFWDKWAKKAEIDMETVNGRNSLVIDTPRVRKQTRPFSATKDELAELSEGESSGDDKPKLRRPHERLNSYGRTECFRVEKNLLVYGWGRWKDILAHGRFKRQLSENDVECICRALLAYCLVHYRGDDKIKSFMWDLIAPTEDGRTKELQNHLGLSTPVPRGRKGKKMKTQSSSFDIQKAEWIRKHNPEHMLSDDGYKKHLKHHCNKVLLRVRMLYYLKQEVIGVHCQKVLDGADVSEIEIWVPEPDHSEMPALWWDMLSDKCLLLGVFKHGYEKYNTIRADPALCFLDKVGRPDEKAIAAEQRGNDFMDGDVDDPEYKPAPALLKDDMEDDASSPGELVITDIGGEGGSVLEGGGGTLGAGSGMYWPSPSVLTARLRRLITASQRFTKSRQILQIHQTQQAMTPTLYPLPPTLSDTLSPKIAAKIERQQRWTRREEADFYRVVSTFGVVFDPDLGCFDWAKFRAMARLHKKTDESLHKYLCAFITMCRRVCRLPAIEGDMVDSSLAIQPITEERASRTLYRVELLRKIREQVLRHPQLYDRLALCQPGPDLPVWWETGSHDRDLLLGAAKHGVSRTDYHILRDPELCFMVAQKNYSQNKGSAAQVQAQAQNQTPSLGQCHIPTPLQHIQAKEASISPLQNQTELKEEPLSEGEEESGEQFPKMETQPIRPPTPSGVDEKDDIPKAGENASRMVAARTKPLTPNSVTRKQKKLSKRSRREARRGSGSDSDGSSSSSSSSSSSRSSSSSSSSSRSGSSSSSSSCSSGSSSSSSSSSSSSEDSDSEEVPKNAVSTVPSVKGFDEDSIASLNTTQDDLQDSHVTNGISNPPHPFQGGYMLAASYWPKDRVMINRLDSICQAVLKGTWPGVRRAYEGNAVTSFYTTKLLDNTSTLTEDPSASPQGSKVKKHDADREKEFSVKINDQEGSLKLTFQKQGLPLKRPLEGEEGPLAQQQYLARLQELQNASDTSLADYTKIQNRYPQVLPEQMRLNGAIDGQPVMKKKRGRRKNVEGMDLLFMNRNGLPLMPEQVAGTSAPPGLSTPHGLSTLDTDSRVPVISLKDGTRLAGEDAPKRKDLDQWLKEHPGFVADVGAFIPSANKLQFQDDRPKQKRHRCRNPNKIDINSLTGEERVQIINRRNARKIGGAFAPPLKDLSRFLQENPEYGVPPEWADVVKQSGYLPESMFDRILTGPIVPEEVSRRGRRPKNALARAAAMASPGSNAALGLNPLLTNGLLAGLDLPSLQALQHNLQSLQSLQLTTGLMGLPHDPTNMAAMFPMMLSGMTGLPNLLGMSGVLGQQEAACVALSDEDRKRKSVGESVTPKGPAETLSPLSGKADRTEGQSSKATASMAANSNQTSSSDSGHPLALNPLLLSSMLYPGMLVTPGLNLPVANQPQAANTQPTPPLQTSSSEATAQLPGHSEDKDSDDGEESDEKKDTSGPEGSAKAESSSSESDSSSSSSEDSDSSDED, from the exons GAAAATTGTTATAAAGCTTGGAAAGAAAAAGCGAAAGAAGAGCGATTCCTCTGAAGAGCTGTCTGACAGTGACAGACCAACTCGACGATCTtctaaagatgatgatgattcg AAGCGGCGATCGAAGCGGAAGGTCAAGAGGAAGAAGTATGAGGATGATGGTGAGGCTCGATTGTCTGATGAAGAAATGAAGGTCATCGTCAAATCCAAGAAGAGCAACTCCAACGCTCACAAACAGCCTGCAGTGCAACTGTTTGTG GAGAACCCGACTGATGAAGATGCTGCTGTGGTTGATAAAATCATGGCATCTCGTGTGGTGAATAAAGAG GTGTCTCCTGGGTTGACGGTAGAAACCGAAGAGTATTATGTCAAGTACAAAAACTA TTCATATCTTCACTGTGAGTGGGCGACGGAGCAGCATTTAGAGAAGGACAAGAGGATCCAGCAGAAAATCAAGCGCTTCAAGATCAAACAGGCACAGAAAGCACACTTCTTTGCTGAT ATGGAGGAGGAACCATTCAATCCTGACTATGTAGAAGTGGACCGAGTTCTGGAGGTCTCATACTGTGAGGACAAGGACACCGGAGAG cCGGTGGTGTATTACCTGGTGAAGTGGTGCTCATTGCCATATGAAGACAGCACATGGGAGCTGAAGGAAGATGTAGACCAGACTAAGATCAAAGAGTTCAAAAAGCTGCAGGCAGCAAAACCACACACCAACAGAGTG GAACGTCCACCGGCGAGTCACTGGAAGAAGCGGGAGCAATCCCGAGAGTATTGTAATGGAAACTGTCTCAGGGATTACCAGCTGGAGGGGGTCAACTGGCTTCTCTTCAACTGGTATAACAG GCGTAACTGTATTCTTGCGGATGAGATGGGTCTAGGAAAAACCATCCAGTCCATCACGTTTCTGGAAGAGATGTATCGCATAGGGATCAAGGGGCCTTTCCTCATCATCGCCCCTCTCTCTACCATCGCTAACTGGGAGAGAGAGTTCAGAACCTGGACGAAACTCAACGTCATCGTGTACCATGGCAGTGTGGTCAGCCGACAGATGCTCCAGCAGTATGAGATGTATTTCAGAGATGCTCAG GGTCGTGTGATAAGGGGTGCTTACCGGTTTCAGGCAGTCATTACAACATTTGAGATGATATTGGGAGGCTGTCCAGAACTTAACGCAATAGACTGGCGCTGTGTCATCATTGATGAAGCCCATCGGCTCAAAAATAAGAACTGCAAGCTTTTGGAGGGCTTCAAACTTATGAGTCTG GAACACAAGGTGTTATTGACGGGCACTCCACTACAAAACACAGTAGAGGAACTCTTTAGTCTGCTGCACTTCCTGGAGCCGACCCGCTTCCCTTCTGAAAGCACCTTTATGCAGGAATTTGGAGACCTTAAGACTGAGGAGCAG GTCCAGAAACTCCAGGCCATCCTAAAACCAATGATGCTGCGGCGTCTTAAGGAAGACGTGGAGAAGAAGTTGGCCCCTAAGGAAGAGACCATCATTGAAGTGGAGCTCACCAACATCCAGAAGAAATACTACCGCGCCATCCTGGAGAAGAACTTCTCGTTCCTGGCTAAAGGAGCTGGCCAAGCCAACGTCCCGAACTTGCTCAACACCATGATGGAACTGCGGAAATGCTGCAACCATCCCTACCTCATCAAAG GGGCCGAGGAGAAGATCTTGGAGGACTTCAAGGAGGTGTATAGCCCCACATCTGTAGATTTCCACCTGCAGGCTATGATTCAGTCAGCAGGGAAACTCGTTCTCATTGACAAGCTGCTCCCCAAGATGAAGGCCGGTGGACACAAAGTGCTCATCTTTTCTCAGATGGTGCGCTGCCTGGACATCCTGGAAGACTACCTCATCCAAAAAAG ATACCTCTATGAGCGGATTGATGGCCGTGTACGTGGGAACCTCCGTCAAGCAGCAATAGACCGTTTCAGTAAACCAGACTCGGATCGATTCGTCTTCCTGCTGTGTACTCGAGCAGGTGGGCTCGGTATTAACCTCACAGCTGCCGACACCTGTATCATCTTTGATTCTGACTGGAACCCTCAGAATGAcctgcag GCTCAGGCTCGCTGCCATAGGATTGGTCAGGATAAAGCAGTTAAAGTATATCGACTAATCACGCGTAACTCATATGAGCGAGAGATGTTCGATAGAGCCAGTCTGAAGCTGGGATTGGATAAAGCGGTGCTTCAAAGCATGAGCGGACGAGACAACAGTCTAGGAGGGGGAGGG CAGATGCAGCAGCAGCTCTCTAAGAAGGAGATTGAGGACCTTCTTCGGCGTGGAGCTTATGGTGCCATCATGGATGAGGAAGATGAGGGGGCTAAATTTTGTGAAGAGGACATTGACCAAATCCTGCAACGCAGAACCAAGACCATCACTATTGAATCTGAGGGACGGGGCTCCACCTTTGCCAAG GCCAGTTTTGTAGCTTCAGGGAACAGAACAGACATCTCTCTGGATGACCCCAACTTCTGGGACAAGTGGGCCAAGAAAGCAGAGATCGACATGGAGACGGTCAATGGCAGA AACAGTCTGGTGATCGACACCCCTCGTGTCAGGAAACAGACCCGGCCGTTCAGTGCTACTAAGGACGAGCTGGCCGAGCTCTCTGAAGGGGAGAGTAGCGGAGATGACAAACCCAAACTCCGCCGGCCACATGAACGCCTCAACAGCTATGGCCGCACAGAGTGCTTCCGCGTGGAGAAAAATCTGTTGGTGTATGG GTGGGGCCGCTGGAAGGATATCCTGGCTCACGGGCGCTTTAAGCGACAGCTGAGCGAGAATGATGTGGAGTGTATATGCAGAGCACTCCTGGCATACTGCCTCGTTCATTACCGTGGAGATGATAAAATCAAAAGCTTCATGTGGGATCTGATCGCTCCCACAGAGGACGGCAGGACCAAGGAACTTCAGAACCATTTGG GTTTGTCTACTCCAGTACCACGAGGCCGAAAAGGAAAGAAGATGAAAACTCAGTCTAGCTCATTTGATATCCAGAAGGCAGAGTGGATCCGGAAACACAACCCAGAACATATGTTGTCTGATGATGGGTACAAGAAACACCTGAAACACCACTGCAACAA GGTTCTGCTGAGGGTCCGAATGCTGTACTATCTGAAACAAGAGGTGATCGGGGTACATTGCCAAAAAGTACTGGATGGGGCAGATGTCAG TGAGATAGAGATCTGGGTTCCTGAGCCGGATCATTCAGAGATGCCTGCTCTGTGGTGGGACATGCTCTCGGACAAATGTCTGCTGTTAGGAGTCTTTAAGCACG gTTACGAGAAGTACAACACTATTCGTGCAGATCCAGCACTGTGTTTCTTAGACAAGGTTGGGCGGCCAGACGAGAAGGCCATCGCTGCTGAGCAGAGAGGAAATGACTTTATGGATGG AGATGTGGATGACCCTGAGTATAAGCCTGCTCCAGCCTTGCTGAAGGATGATATGGAG GATGATGCATCCTCCCCAGGGGAGCTGGTCATCACTGATATAGGCGGAG AAGGAGGTTCTGTATTAGAGGGTGGCGGTGGGACTCTGGGTGCTGGCTCAGGGATGTACTGGCCCTCACCCTCTGTGCTGACGGCCCGACTGCGGCGTCTGATCACCGCGTCTCAGCGCTTCACCAAGAGCAGACAGATACTTCAGATCCACCAGACACAGCAGGCCATGACCCCTACCCTCTACCCTCTGCCTCCAACGCTCAGCGACACACTCAGTCCCAAAATTGCTGCTAAAATTGAAAGACAACAACG GTGGACGCGTAGAGAGGAGGCGGATTTCTATCGCGTGGTTTCAACATTTGGGGTAGTGTTTGATCCAGATTTGGGCTGTTTTGACTGGGCCAAGTTCAGAGCCATGGCTCGACTGCACAAGAAAACTGACGAGAGTCTACACAAGTACCTGTGTGCCTTTATCACCATGTGCAGGAGAGTCTGCCGCCTTCCTGCTATAGAGGGAG ATATGGTGGATTCCTCTCTTGCTATTCAACCTATCACAGAGGAGCGTGCCTCCCGTACCTTATACAGAGTGGAGTTGCTGCGGAAGATAAGAGAACAGGTGTTGCGTCACCCGCAGCTTTATGACCGTCTTGCACTGTGCCAGCCAGGACCGGATCTTCCAGTGTGGTGGGAAACAGGTTCCCATGATCGCGATCTTCTTCTTGGGGCAGCCAAACATGGAGTCAGCCGAACAGACTACCATATCCTCCGTGACCCGGAGCTCTGCTTTATGGTGGCACAGAAGAACTACAGCCAGAACAAGGGAAGTGCAGCACAAGTCCAAGCCCAAGCCCAGAATCAGACACCTTCACTGGGGCAATGTCACATCCCAACCCCCCTCCAGCACATCCAGGCTAAAGAGGCTTCTATTTCACCCCTTCAAAACCAAACTGAACTAAAGGAGGAGCCACTGtcagagggagaggaagagagtgGAGAACAATTTCCCAAGATGGAGACGCAACCTATCAGACCACCAACACCTTCAGGAGTGGATGAGAAAGATGACATCCCCAAAGCGGGAGAGAACGCGAGCCGGATGGTAGCAGCCAGAACTAAACCGCTAACGCCAAACTCAGTTACTCGAAAACAGAAGAAACTGAGTAAGCGGAGCCGCAGAGAGGCCAGGAGGGGGTCGGGATCTGACTCGGATGGCTCCTCGTCCAGCTCTTCGTCGAGTTCTTCATCAAGATCTTCTTCCTCATCCTCGTCTTCGTCACGGTCTGGATCCAGTTCCTCGTCTTCCTCCTGTTCTTCAGGCTCTTCGTCTTCATCGTCATCGTCTTCCTCATCTTCAGAAGACAGTGACAGTGAGGAAGTACCAAAGAACG CAGTGTCAACAGTGCCTAGTGTTAAAGGCTTCGACGAAGACAGCATTGCCTCACTCAACACTACACAAGATGACCTGCAGGACAGTCATGTGACCAACGGAATCTCTAACCCTCCCCACCCTTTCCAGGGAGGTTATATGCTTGCTGCCTCCTACTGGCCAAAG GACCGTGTCATGATAAACCGGTTGGACAGTATATGTCAGGCAGTGTTGAAGGGGACATGGCCAGGGGTTCGTCGTGCATACGAAGGCAATGCCGTGACTTCTTTCTACACCACCAAACTCCTGGACAACACATCCACGCTCACAGAAGACCCTTCAGCCTCCCCTCAGGGTTCAAAGGTGAAGAAGCATGATGCAGACAGAGAAAAGGAGTTCTCAGTCAAAATCAATGAC CAGGAGGGCAGCCTTAAACTGACCTTCCAGAAACAAGGTTTGCCTCTGAAGCGCCCCCTGGAGGGTGAGGAGGGACCTCTTGCCCAGCAGCAGTACCTAGCCCGGCTCCAAGAATTACAGAACGCATCTGATACCAGCCTAGCAGATTACACCAAAATTCAGAACCGCTATCCACAAG TACTGCCAGAGCAAATGCGACTGAATGGAGCTATAGATGGACAGCCCGTAATGAAGAAGAAGAGAGGACGACGGAAGAATGTGGAGGGGATGGACCTGCTGTTCATGAACAGAAATGGACTTCCTTTGATGCCAGAGCAG GTTGCCGGTACATCTGCTCCCCCTGGACTGAGCACACCTCATGGGCTCAGCACTCTTGATACAGATAGTCGCGTTCCTGTCATTAGCCTCAAAGATGGGACGCGACTAGCTGGAGAGGATGCGCCAAAACGGAAAGATCTTGACCAGTGGCTTAAAGAACACCCAGGCTTTGTGGCAGATGTTGGAGCTTTTATTCCT AGTGCAAACAAGCTGCAGTTTCAAGATGACAGACCAAAACAGAAGAGACATCGCTGCAGAAACCCCAACAAAATTGACATCAACAGCCTGACTGGAGAAGAGCGAGTGCAGATCATCAACCGGCGAAACGCTCGCAAG ATTGGTGGTGCGTTTGCTCCCCCTCTGAAAGATTTAAGCCGGTTCCTGCAGGAGAATCCAGAGTATGGGGTCCCACCAGAGTGGGCTGATGTTGTTAAACAGTCT GGTTACCTTCCTGAAAGTATGTTTGACCGCATCCTGACCGGCCCCATCGTTCCTGAAGAAGTGAGTCGACGAGGTCGACGTCCCAAAAATGCTTTGGCTAGAGCAGCCGCTATGGCCAGTCCCGGTTCCAACGCTGCCCTGGGGCTCAACCCACTCCTAACAAACGGCCTCCTCGCCGGGCTGGACCTGCCTAGTCTCCAAGCTCTTCAGCACAACCTCCAGAGCCTCCAGTCCCTCCAACTCACCACTGGCCTCATGGGACTGCCTCACGACCCTACCAACATGGCCGCCATGTTTCCGATGATGCTGTCTGGAATGACCGGGCTGCCGAACCTCCTCGGAATGAGTGGTGTCCTCGGACAACAGGAAGCGGCATGTGTCGCTTTGAGTGATGAGGACAGGAAAAGGAAGAGTGTTGGAGAGTCCGTGACACCCAAAGGACCAGCTGAGACTTTAAGTCCTTTGAGTGGCAAAGCGGACAGGACAGAGGGTCAAAGCTCCAAAGCGACCGCCTCGATGGCCGCCAACTCAAATCAAACAAGTTCTTCTGATTCAGGCCACCCACTGGCTCTCAACCCCCTTCTCCTCTCTAGTATGCTCTACCCAGGGATGCTTGTTACTCCAGGCCTTAACCTGCCTGTGGCCAACCAGCCGCAAGCTGCAAACACTCAGCCAACCCCACCGCTGCAAACTTCTTCCTCTGAAGCCACGGCTCAGCTGCCCGGCCACTCGGAGGACAAAGACAGCGATGATGGGGAGGAGTCAGACGAAAAGAAGGATACCAGTGGTCCAGAGGGCTCGGCGAAGGCGGAGTCATCCTCCTCCGAGTCCGACAGCTCCTCCTCGTCATCAGAGGATTCCGATTCCAGCGACGAAGACTGA